One region of Terricaulis silvestris genomic DNA includes:
- a CDS encoding GMC family oxidoreductase: MSTAAAPGQNVIDALRKQINDVYDYIVVGSGSAGSVVAGELSKTGAEVLIIEAGGLDNAPTIANPSIWFYNIAGDFDWHLPIAPVPQLNNRNFNMALGHGVGGGSSINAMVWTRGMERDYENWVKGGAKGWSFKDVLATFKAQEDWEGGANEWRGAGGPVHIRRPHTPHPTAPIFLDAARQMGFAIHDDANGPMREGGGYINMNIDAEGARVSAARAFLYPNLDRPNLTLLVNSRVTQVLFKGDRARGVAVVSGELSRTIEARREIILSGGTVHTPKLLMQSGVGDAAALKKLGIKSVTNLRGVGKNLQDHVLLSGVVYQYKGAMPDRPADSDGVEAEVNFSSGVDNHPTDINLVLEQFPIATPEAAQRFGPPPEKDAFTIAPALIQPTSRGEISLTSADWRAAPRIFGNHLGTDRDLAAIVRAIEAARELVSQKAFDAIRAAELIPGPAATQQDLIDLARTGSASFGHAVGTCKIGADRDAVVDSKLCVHGIRGLRVADASVMPSIISGPTMCPSIMIGGRAAEFIKASK, translated from the coding sequence ATGTCCACTGCCGCCGCACCAGGCCAGAATGTTATCGATGCACTGCGCAAGCAGATCAATGACGTCTACGACTACATTGTCGTTGGCTCGGGGTCGGCGGGATCCGTCGTCGCCGGTGAATTGTCAAAGACAGGCGCCGAGGTCCTCATCATCGAAGCGGGCGGGCTCGACAACGCGCCTACGATCGCCAATCCCAGCATCTGGTTCTACAACATTGCTGGCGACTTCGATTGGCATTTGCCGATCGCGCCGGTGCCCCAGCTAAACAACCGAAACTTCAATATGGCGCTCGGCCACGGCGTGGGCGGGGGAAGTTCGATCAACGCCATGGTGTGGACGCGCGGAATGGAGCGCGACTACGAAAACTGGGTCAAGGGCGGCGCCAAAGGCTGGTCATTCAAGGACGTTCTGGCGACCTTCAAGGCGCAGGAAGATTGGGAAGGCGGCGCCAATGAGTGGCGCGGCGCAGGCGGCCCGGTGCATATACGCCGCCCGCACACGCCGCATCCGACCGCCCCCATCTTCCTCGACGCGGCGCGGCAGATGGGATTTGCGATCCACGACGACGCGAATGGCCCGATGCGCGAAGGCGGCGGCTACATCAACATGAACATCGACGCGGAAGGCGCGCGCGTCAGTGCAGCGCGCGCCTTCCTATATCCCAATCTCGATCGGCCTAACCTGACGCTGCTCGTGAATTCGCGGGTGACGCAGGTCTTGTTCAAGGGAGACCGCGCGCGCGGGGTCGCCGTCGTGTCGGGCGAGCTCTCTCGCACCATCGAGGCGCGGCGAGAGATTATCCTCTCGGGAGGCACCGTCCACACACCCAAGCTACTGATGCAGTCAGGTGTTGGCGATGCAGCGGCGCTCAAGAAACTCGGCATAAAGAGCGTGACCAATCTCCGCGGCGTCGGCAAAAATCTGCAAGATCACGTTCTGCTCTCGGGCGTGGTCTATCAATACAAGGGCGCGATGCCCGATCGGCCTGCAGATAGCGACGGGGTCGAAGCCGAAGTCAATTTCTCAAGCGGCGTCGACAATCATCCAACCGACATCAATTTGGTGCTTGAGCAATTTCCAATCGCCACGCCCGAAGCCGCCCAGCGCTTCGGCCCGCCGCCGGAGAAGGACGCCTTCACCATTGCACCGGCGCTCATCCAGCCCACTAGCCGCGGCGAAATCAGCCTCACCTCCGCAGATTGGCGCGCCGCGCCGAGGATTTTTGGCAACCATCTCGGCACCGATCGCGACCTCGCGGCGATCGTACGCGCCATTGAAGCGGCTCGAGAATTGGTGTCGCAGAAGGCGTTCGACGCCATCCGTGCGGCCGAACTCATTCCTGGTCCCGCAGCAACGCAACAAGACTTGATCGATCTCGCGCGCACCGGTTCGGCGAGCTTCGGTCACGCGGTCGGCACCTGCAAGATTGGCGCTGACCGTGACGCGGTGGTCGATAGCAAACTGTGCGTGCACGGCATTCGTGGGCTTAGGGTCGCGGACGCATCGGTGATGCCGTCGATCATCTCGGGTCCAACGATGTGCCCATCGATCATGATTGGCGGTCGCGCGGCCGAATTTATCAAAGCATCGAAGTGA
- a CDS encoding amidohydrolase family protein, with the protein MSFTLDVHHHILPEFFWRATNEGDNPVGGLAPPPWSKEAAISYLDDAGTQTAITSISTPGVHMGDDAAARDLARRCNEFTAKLIHERPDRFGGYAALPLPDVDGSLRELEHALDVLKLDGVVLFSNARGVYLGDKRFASVFAELERRKAVAFVHPTMSPDPSAHSLGLPDTLIDFTADTTRAIAQLHYGNTFARTPNVKYIFSHAGGTTPYLATRFAIVDEMNFIPGGEERGTAAEMFKRLYWDTALSWHAPNMQMLKSLVGVDRIVFGSDFPYLRRDLAVKCRGEIEKHPVFSADESAAVLRGNALKLFPRFAELAVRRGHA; encoded by the coding sequence ATGAGCTTCACCCTCGACGTTCATCATCACATCCTGCCGGAATTCTTCTGGCGCGCCACCAACGAAGGCGACAATCCGGTCGGCGGACTGGCGCCACCGCCATGGTCGAAGGAAGCGGCGATCTCCTATCTCGACGATGCGGGCACACAGACTGCTATCACCTCGATCAGTACGCCCGGCGTCCATATGGGCGATGACGCGGCGGCCCGCGATCTTGCCCGGCGCTGCAATGAGTTCACGGCCAAACTCATCCACGAGCGGCCCGATCGCTTCGGCGGCTACGCGGCCTTGCCGCTTCCTGACGTCGACGGCTCCTTGCGCGAACTTGAACACGCTCTTGATGTGCTCAAACTCGACGGTGTCGTGCTTTTCTCCAACGCGCGGGGAGTCTATCTCGGCGACAAGAGATTCGCGTCGGTCTTTGCCGAACTTGAACGGCGCAAAGCCGTCGCATTCGTGCACCCCACGATGTCACCCGACCCGAGCGCCCATAGCCTTGGGCTCCCCGACACGTTGATCGATTTTACCGCTGACACGACGCGCGCGATTGCTCAGCTTCACTACGGCAACACTTTCGCGCGTACGCCGAACGTCAAATACATCTTCTCACATGCGGGCGGCACGACACCTTACCTCGCCACGCGGTTCGCCATTGTCGATGAGATGAATTTCATCCCCGGCGGCGAAGAGCGCGGCACGGCCGCCGAGATGTTCAAGCGGCTCTATTGGGACACAGCGCTCTCATGGCACGCGCCCAACATGCAGATGCTGAAATCGCTAGTCGGCGTCGATCGCATCGTCTTTGGATCAGACTTCCCTTACCTTCGGCGCGATCTCGCCGTGAAGTGTCGCGGCGAAATTGAGAAGCACCCGGTATTCAGCGCCGATGAGAGCGCGGCCGTGCTCCGCGGGAATGCCCTAAAGCTTTTCCCGCGCTTCGCCGAACTTGCGGTGCGGAGGGGCCATGCCTGA
- a CDS encoding DoxX family protein, with translation MSKNADLLALIGRILMTSLILVSGTGKILAPAATVAYMDSLGIPAPAISIWIAAAIEVGGGLLLILGWQTRALAVLLSVFAVVTAYYYHRNISDPNQLFHFMKNMAVTGGFFQLMAFGAGRYSLDARRVGGA, from the coding sequence ATGTCCAAGAATGCTGACTTGCTGGCCCTGATCGGGCGCATCCTGATGACTTCGCTCATTCTCGTGAGCGGGACCGGCAAGATCCTCGCACCGGCTGCCACCGTGGCCTACATGGACTCTCTCGGCATACCGGCGCCCGCGATCTCGATATGGATTGCGGCCGCAATCGAGGTTGGCGGCGGCTTGCTGCTGATCTTGGGATGGCAGACGCGTGCGCTCGCGGTGCTGCTCTCCGTATTCGCTGTGGTCACTGCCTACTATTACCATCGCAACATCAGCGATCCGAACCAGCTCTTCCACTTCATGAAAAACATGGCCGTCACTGGTGGCTTCTTCCAATTGATGGCCTTTGGCGCGGGACGCTACAGCCTTGATGCCCGGCGCGTTGGCGGCGCCTGA
- a CDS encoding LysR family transcriptional regulator, giving the protein MRRTIVDTDLNDYLYFAEAVAHGGFAAASRALGVPKSKLSRRIAGLEARLGVRLIERSTRKFRVTELGCDFYQRCRTIRELAEDAEAVLAATRTDPHGELCLSCPTGLLEIVVPTLPQFLIQFPKVRLKMLATDRQVDLIEEGVDVAIRVRANLDDSAALTMRKLGISRKILVADRQLAATLDSDIAKLEGACTLATSEEPSESEWTLIGKHGAVVKIRHEPRMRCSDFSAVREAATRGLGIALLPDHSCRDYLEQGKLVRVYPEWRGPDGFVHLVFTTRRGLPIASRALIDHLVSAFRPELLSPSIESDVPRARRTQ; this is encoded by the coding sequence ATGAGAAGAACGATCGTAGATACGGACCTCAACGATTATCTCTATTTCGCGGAGGCTGTTGCGCATGGCGGTTTCGCCGCCGCGAGCCGCGCGCTCGGCGTGCCAAAATCGAAATTGAGCCGGCGTATCGCGGGTCTTGAAGCGAGGCTCGGTGTCCGCCTAATTGAGCGGTCCACGCGCAAATTTCGGGTGACCGAACTCGGCTGCGACTTCTATCAACGTTGCCGGACTATTCGCGAACTGGCCGAGGACGCGGAAGCTGTGCTGGCCGCGACGCGAACGGATCCGCATGGTGAGCTTTGCCTTAGCTGTCCGACGGGTCTCCTGGAGATCGTCGTGCCGACGTTGCCACAATTCTTGATCCAGTTTCCGAAGGTAAGGTTGAAGATGTTGGCGACAGATCGCCAGGTGGATCTGATCGAGGAGGGAGTTGATGTCGCGATCCGCGTTCGCGCCAATCTGGACGACAGCGCAGCCCTTACGATGCGAAAGCTCGGCATTTCGCGAAAGATACTAGTCGCCGATCGACAACTCGCCGCAACGCTCGATAGCGACATCGCCAAGCTCGAAGGGGCATGCACACTCGCGACCAGCGAAGAGCCTAGCGAAAGCGAGTGGACGTTGATTGGCAAACACGGCGCCGTGGTCAAGATCAGGCACGAACCGCGCATGCGGTGCTCGGATTTCTCCGCGGTGCGGGAGGCGGCCACGCGGGGTTTAGGTATTGCGCTGCTACCGGACCATTCGTGTCGAGACTATCTTGAGCAAGGCAAGCTCGTGCGCGTGTATCCCGAATGGCGTGGTCCAGACGGCTTCGTACATCTCGTCTTCACCACCCGACGCGGGTTGCCGATCGCGTCGCGGGCCCTGATCGATCATCTTGTCTCGGCATTTCGTCCCGAACTCTTGTCGCCATCGATTGAGTCGGATGTCCCGCGAGCGCGCAGAACGCAATAG
- a CDS encoding GIY-YIG nuclease family protein yields the protein MLTFNVLLRDAGVDPKQTLLLRHQDARTRPGRSIYDLWRTNLTAFEDYQSRQRRTGRVRFNRPLWASFVGTPAGDTLFVGLYRASAPVSGVTDWTSPLSGNVVAAGIDNVFPLERLEALKAFAGLLYIDWGDGLRQWVQQAKAQDKSVIELRRTGEEPVFPGLLEFMCSLSQVEALPPAWASKLASHCGVYLLSCSRTNEHYVGSAYGADGFLGRWLEYARSGHGGNVGLKNRDPSDYRISILETAGTAASLDDILSMESRWKIKLQSREMGLNRN from the coding sequence ATGCTGACGTTCAATGTGCTGCTGCGCGACGCGGGCGTTGATCCCAAACAGACGCTGCTGCTTCGTCACCAGGATGCGCGCACGCGGCCGGGACGCTCCATCTATGATCTCTGGCGCACAAATCTCACGGCTTTCGAGGATTACCAAAGCCGTCAACGCCGCACCGGTCGCGTTCGCTTCAATCGCCCGCTGTGGGCGAGTTTCGTGGGGACGCCCGCAGGCGATACGCTGTTCGTTGGCCTTTACCGGGCGAGCGCACCCGTTTCAGGCGTCACGGATTGGACCTCGCCGCTTTCGGGAAACGTCGTTGCCGCCGGCATCGACAATGTTTTTCCGCTTGAGCGGCTTGAGGCGCTGAAGGCCTTTGCGGGTCTACTCTACATCGATTGGGGCGACGGGCTGCGCCAATGGGTGCAGCAAGCCAAGGCTCAAGACAAATCGGTGATCGAACTCAGGCGCACGGGTGAGGAGCCGGTGTTTCCGGGGTTGTTGGAGTTCATGTGCTCTCTGAGCCAAGTCGAAGCGCTTCCGCCTGCGTGGGCGAGCAAACTCGCCTCGCATTGCGGCGTCTATTTGCTCTCATGCTCACGCACGAATGAGCACTACGTCGGATCCGCCTACGGCGCCGATGGCTTTCTGGGTCGTTGGCTCGAATATGCGCGCTCAGGTCACGGCGGCAACGTGGGCTTAAAGAACCGCGATCCGAGTGATTATCGCATTTCGATTCTGGAAACGGCCGGAACAGCAGCAAGCCTCGACGACATTCTGTCGATGGAGTCACGCTGGAAAATCAAACTGCAGAGCCGAGAGATGGGGCTCAATCGCAACTGA
- a CDS encoding helix-turn-helix domain-containing protein: MDVRRRLARNLVRLRHDRGLSQEELAAESELHRTYISGLETGGRNPTVLVLERLAKALKTTPSKLLE; encoded by the coding sequence ATGGACGTGCGCCGTCGCCTGGCACGAAATCTGGTTCGCTTGCGGCACGATCGTGGCCTCTCGCAAGAGGAGCTGGCTGCCGAAAGCGAGCTTCATCGCACTTACATATCCGGGCTCGAAACTGGCGGACGCAACCCCACCGTCCTTGTGCTGGAGCGACTGGCCAAAGCGCTCAAGACGACGCCGAGCAAGCTGTTGGAATAG
- a CDS encoding GMC oxidoreductase: MHVGTSVEKPASSYDAVIVGSGLGGSTLALRLARAGRRVLVVERGDWFRPKPGTHDNDYLYDLLAPADDISYVGGRTKFYGAALYRNRESDFHERQLENGVSPAWPFGYDVLEPYYAEGEALYRVHGSSDGDPSEPRRAAPYPHPPLSHDPAVAKVIANLSAKGISSAPIPRGLDLGPNGACVMCAACDAHICRRDAKMDAETAALRPAMATGLVELMTLTECQRILLTSDGKRAEGVLLTRNGQQHRVLADAVIVAAGTPNSALLLRRSRTDQHREGIGNNTRQLGLRVGGHSAGTLFPLISLKRLGPRHTKTFAINLWYEGAPGWPYPLGVAQVSGQVPMWRMTHKLKQPIVKAIAEHSLTVVHMTEATPDEGTGWAFDGDRIAAYTTPRHQAKTYAKLRTLTEQAFQRAGYPVIRAPGSVAFWHETGGAVMGRDERTSVVDPAGAVHGVQGLYVADASVLPSAGALNTGLTIIALALRTGDAIVGSASDRR, translated from the coding sequence ATGCATGTCGGGACCAGTGTCGAAAAGCCCGCAAGCTCTTACGATGCGGTGATCGTGGGCAGCGGCCTTGGTGGATCGACCCTGGCCTTGCGCCTCGCACGGGCGGGACGGCGGGTGCTGGTAGTCGAACGCGGCGACTGGTTTCGCCCAAAGCCAGGCACGCACGACAACGACTATCTCTATGATCTGCTCGCCCCTGCAGACGACATTTCATATGTCGGCGGCCGAACAAAATTTTACGGAGCGGCCCTCTATCGGAATCGAGAAAGCGACTTTCACGAAAGGCAACTCGAGAACGGCGTCTCGCCAGCGTGGCCGTTCGGCTATGACGTCCTCGAACCCTACTATGCCGAGGGCGAGGCGCTCTATCGTGTGCATGGATCCTCCGATGGCGACCCCAGCGAGCCGCGCCGCGCTGCGCCTTATCCGCATCCGCCGCTTTCGCATGATCCGGCTGTTGCAAAGGTAATCGCAAACCTAAGCGCCAAGGGCATTTCTTCCGCCCCGATTCCCCGCGGCCTCGATCTGGGCCCAAATGGAGCTTGCGTGATGTGCGCTGCATGCGATGCGCACATCTGCCGGCGCGATGCAAAAATGGATGCCGAGACCGCCGCCTTGCGACCAGCGATGGCAACCGGCCTCGTCGAGCTGATGACCTTGACCGAATGCCAGCGCATTCTGCTGACCTCCGACGGCAAACGCGCTGAGGGTGTTCTGCTGACACGCAATGGACAGCAGCATCGGGTGCTGGCCGACGCAGTCATTGTGGCGGCCGGAACGCCGAATTCGGCGCTCCTGCTGCGGCGCTCGCGGACTGACCAGCATCGCGAAGGGATTGGCAACAATACCCGTCAGCTCGGTTTGCGGGTGGGAGGGCATTCGGCAGGCACGCTATTTCCCCTGATCAGTCTGAAGCGCCTCGGCCCCCGCCATACCAAGACGTTCGCTATCAACCTCTGGTACGAAGGCGCGCCAGGCTGGCCCTACCCTCTGGGTGTCGCGCAGGTCTCAGGCCAAGTGCCGATGTGGCGGATGACACACAAGCTGAAGCAGCCGATCGTCAAGGCAATCGCAGAGCACAGCCTAACCGTCGTCCACATGACTGAGGCCACGCCGGACGAAGGCACGGGCTGGGCGTTCGACGGCGATAGGATCGCCGCCTACACCACGCCGCGCCACCAGGCAAAAACTTACGCGAAACTCCGCACACTCACCGAGCAGGCATTTCAGAGAGCGGGTTATCCGGTGATCCGCGCGCCGGGATCCGTGGCGTTCTGGCATGAGACCGGCGGCGCTGTGATGGGGCGCGACGAGAGGACCTCCGTCGTCGATCCGGCTGGCGCTGTCCACGGCGTCCAAGGATTGTACGTCGCCGATGCATCGGTCCTACCTTCGGCTGGCGCGCTAAACACCGGTCTTACAATCATCGCACTCGCCCTGCGCACCGGCGACGCGATAGTAGGCTCAGCGTCCGACCGCCGCTGA
- a CDS encoding MBL fold metallo-hydrolase, producing the protein MAPIPNVIEQPAGDHIPIAIAASATVEAIKASVDSKLAIWGLQLKEHGPQTLADIVMPESYDAATLTVDGEAIEIVDANGMPNRRYLWSPTLRAVFGGVLIFSGVHVWTADTKGAEQRAAWRSNLDAIAARAPDVVVPGHMATTAKPDASAIAHTKAWLAAFEQELPKAKDAAALIDAIKARYPDADMGIAIDIGAKVAKGEMAWGKP; encoded by the coding sequence GTGGCGCCGATCCCAAACGTCATCGAACAGCCCGCCGGCGACCACATCCCAATCGCCATCGCGGCGTCGGCGACGGTCGAGGCGATCAAGGCGAGCGTTGACAGCAAGCTTGCCATCTGGGGACTGCAACTCAAGGAGCATGGACCGCAAACTCTTGCTGACATCGTGATGCCCGAGTCCTATGACGCAGCGACACTTACGGTCGATGGCGAAGCCATTGAGATTGTGGACGCGAACGGCATGCCCAACCGCCGTTACCTGTGGTCGCCGACTTTGCGGGCGGTCTTTGGCGGCGTGCTGATCTTCTCGGGAGTCCACGTTTGGACCGCTGACACAAAGGGCGCAGAACAACGCGCCGCGTGGCGCTCCAATCTCGACGCGATCGCGGCCCGGGCGCCCGACGTCGTCGTGCCGGGCCACATGGCCACTACTGCGAAGCCCGACGCCTCCGCAATCGCACACACAAAGGCGTGGCTCGCGGCCTTCGAGCAAGAACTACCGAAAGCAAAAGACGCTGCAGCCCTGATCGATGCAATCAAGGCGCGCTATCCCGATGCCGATATGGGGATCGCCATCGATATCGGGGCAAAGGTCGCGAAGGGCGAAATGGCCTGGGGTAAACCGTAG
- a CDS encoding tetratricopeptide repeat protein — protein MVDVFISYRRTQRAKVEPIKQRLEALGLEVFFDIQSIDGGADFSNTINDNLRGSKVVLACWSGLYFERRPPPDWCKSECDFGLKEDKLIPVVIEPFDVAAQPVEFHRTHYFDLSDWAGEQEHEGWRRTLRELSRRLDRELLHQVKNDPQDAAFFLDRGNAHLEQEEYEAAVADYTEAVRLNPDDEWASYNRGRAHAGMEDHARAIEDFNDAIRINPDAEWTLYNRGLSHLSLENYARAIDDLNECVRLNPEIAEEAETALVAAFLGSGDAHLEQREYEAAVADYTEAIRLSPHDEWAFYDRGRAYAGLEDFARAIAEFNEATRLKPEMATWVDAEIATALIGRGDAYREQEEYAAAVADYSEAIRLSPDEAWAFIGRGDSRLEQEQYASAIADYTEAIRLCPDEEWAFIGRGDAYLEQEEYAAAVADYSEAIRLSPDEAWAFIGRGKAYLEQGDYRPAKSDFEAAARHSPSVALEFKEEFERAFMGAAARMSVPMTKSST, from the coding sequence ATGGTGGACGTATTCATCTCTTATCGCCGGACGCAGCGGGCCAAGGTGGAGCCGATCAAGCAGAGACTTGAGGCGTTAGGTCTCGAAGTATTCTTCGATATTCAGAGCATCGACGGCGGTGCCGACTTTTCCAATACGATCAACGACAACCTCCGCGGCTCAAAGGTTGTCCTCGCTTGCTGGTCCGGGCTCTATTTTGAGCGTCGTCCTCCACCCGATTGGTGCAAATCCGAGTGCGACTTCGGGCTCAAAGAGGACAAGTTGATTCCAGTAGTCATTGAGCCCTTCGACGTTGCAGCGCAGCCAGTAGAATTTCACCGAACGCATTACTTCGACCTCAGCGATTGGGCAGGCGAGCAAGAACACGAGGGATGGCGGCGAACGCTGCGAGAACTGTCGCGCCGTCTTGATCGTGAGCTTCTTCACCAAGTGAAGAATGATCCGCAAGACGCGGCGTTTTTTCTCGATCGAGGCAATGCTCACCTTGAACAAGAGGAATACGAAGCGGCCGTTGCAGACTACACTGAAGCCGTCCGGCTCAATCCGGATGATGAATGGGCATCCTATAATCGCGGGCGCGCCCATGCTGGCATGGAGGACCATGCTCGCGCCATCGAGGATTTCAACGACGCCATACGGATCAATCCTGATGCTGAGTGGACGCTGTACAATCGCGGGCTCTCTCATTTGAGCTTAGAGAACTATGCTCGCGCCATTGATGACCTCAACGAGTGTGTACGGCTCAACCCAGAAATCGCCGAGGAGGCAGAGACCGCATTAGTGGCGGCTTTTCTCGGCAGCGGTGATGCCCATCTCGAGCAAAGGGAGTACGAAGCCGCCGTTGCGGACTACACAGAAGCAATTCGGCTCAGTCCGCACGACGAATGGGCGTTCTACGATCGCGGGCGTGCCTATGCCGGCTTGGAGGATTTTGCGCGCGCCATAGCGGAATTCAACGAGGCCACTCGGCTCAAACCGGAAATGGCGACATGGGTCGACGCGGAGATTGCGACGGCTTTAATTGGTCGCGGCGACGCTTATCGTGAGCAAGAAGAATATGCAGCAGCCGTTGCGGACTACAGCGAGGCCATCCGGCTCAGTCCCGACGAGGCGTGGGCCTTCATCGGTCGCGGTGACTCTCGTCTTGAGCAAGAGCAGTATGCGTCCGCCATTGCGGACTACACTGAAGCCATCCGGCTCTGTCCCGACGAGGAGTGGGCCTTCATCGGCCGCGGCGACGCTTATCTTGAGCAAGAAGAATATGCAGCAGCCGTTGCGGACTACAGCGAGGCCATCCGGCTCAGTCCCGACGAGGCGTGGGCCTTCATCGGTCGCGGCAAGGCTTATCTTGAGCAAGGGGATTACCGTCCCGCCAAATCAGACTTTGAAGCGGCGGCGCGACACAGTCCGTCAGTGGCGTTGGAGTTTAAGGAGGAGTTCGAGAGGGCCTTCATGGGAGCAGCGGCCCGGATGAGCGTCCCAATGACGAAAAGTTCGACGTAG
- a CDS encoding sigma-54-dependent transcriptional regulator produces the protein MIGFEKPNTVILIEDDADYRAALVERLDLEGFETIAFASGETALKAIGGDFAGVIVTDLRMPGIDGRQILMRLQQLDPTLPVIMITGHGDIADAVAAMREGAYDFVAKPFPFERLFETLHRALEKRGLVLENRQLVAIAAEGAHELPLVGSSRAITALRATIAQIAPARMDVLIEGETGVGKEAVARALHNTGRRRLSPFIAVNCGALPETMIESELFGHEAGAFAGAHRHHIGFIERAHNGSLFLDEVESMPMNAQVKILRVLEEREIQPIGAREPRVLDLRIMASSKVDLAEAVKAGVFREDLYYRLNVVRLRVPPLRERREDIPLLFAHFLRQAAQRHGAEALTINDGIRRKLLEESWPGNIRELAHYAERVALGLERDAQSNGDDALALPERLQRFEAELLRDALKRHHGDIAAVLDEMRIPRKTLYDKLQRYALRPAQFRR, from the coding sequence ATGATCGGTTTCGAGAAACCCAATACGGTCATCCTGATCGAAGATGATGCCGACTATCGCGCAGCGCTTGTCGAACGCCTCGACCTCGAGGGCTTCGAAACCATCGCCTTCGCTTCCGGCGAAACGGCCTTGAAGGCGATCGGCGGCGATTTCGCTGGCGTCATCGTGACGGATTTGCGCATGCCGGGCATTGATGGGCGCCAAATTTTGATGCGCCTACAGCAACTCGATCCCACATTACCGGTGATCATGATCACGGGCCATGGCGACATCGCAGACGCCGTCGCCGCCATGCGCGAAGGCGCCTACGATTTCGTAGCCAAGCCATTTCCGTTCGAACGTCTGTTCGAGACCCTCCATCGCGCGCTGGAAAAACGCGGCCTCGTGCTCGAAAACCGACAGCTTGTCGCCATCGCCGCTGAAGGCGCGCACGAATTGCCGTTGGTCGGCTCATCGCGCGCCATTACCGCGCTCCGCGCCACCATCGCCCAGATCGCGCCCGCCCGCATGGATGTCTTGATCGAAGGCGAAACTGGCGTCGGGAAAGAAGCCGTGGCGCGCGCGCTGCACAATACCGGGCGGCGGCGTCTGTCGCCCTTCATCGCCGTGAATTGCGGGGCGCTTCCGGAAACCATGATCGAAAGCGAATTGTTCGGTCACGAAGCCGGCGCGTTTGCCGGCGCCCATCGCCATCACATCGGCTTCATCGAACGCGCGCACAATGGCTCGCTCTTTCTCGACGAAGTCGAGAGCATGCCGATGAACGCGCAAGTCAAAATCCTGCGTGTTCTCGAAGAACGCGAGATCCAGCCGATCGGGGCGCGCGAGCCGCGCGTGCTTGATCTTCGCATCATGGCCTCTTCGAAGGTCGATCTCGCTGAAGCTGTCAAAGCGGGCGTCTTTCGCGAAGATCTCTATTACCGACTTAACGTTGTCCGCCTGAGGGTGCCGCCCTTGCGGGAGCGGCGCGAGGACATTCCGCTTCTGTTCGCGCATTTCCTGCGTCAGGCCGCTCAGCGCCACGGGGCCGAGGCTTTGACGATCAATGACGGCATTCGCCGGAAACTCCTCGAAGAGAGTTGGCCCGGCAATATCCGAGAGCTTGCGCACTACGCAGAGCGCGTGGCGCTGGGTCTTGAGCGCGACGCCCAATCGAACGGCGACGACGCCCTTGCCCTACCAGAACGGTTGCAGCGGTTTGAAGCCGAACTCCTGCGTGATGCTCTGAAGCGCCACCACGGCGACATCGCAGCCGTGCTCGACGAAATGCGCATACCCAGGAAGACGCTCTACGACAAACTGCAGCGCTACGCTCTGAGACCCGCTCAATTCCGGCGGTGA